A stretch of the Saccharolobus caldissimus genome encodes the following:
- a CDS encoding helicase-related protein — translation MEKRLKDGNLKCVISPKTLQQGIDIGSIKNVVHIGLPDDPSDFIQREGRKGRRNEIDFTRSIIIPWREKDLLLISDPNRFNEWLSIGNVSYFRITRNKYLELFRKIYNYYRKGNRRLEGDIRLEIANMKMKIRTFWTNMQFYDFGMTRYKYYIDDKLIPLVISKRDLVKYYQPGSIDLTYDSFIIGHSSDRIYGTNIRQTNLPSFLNLMVKRYYIITEGKRSFYQDIIKGKVFSETLINVNPPEGFGILKMRADDVLWFVETSSEEVELENIKVKKSNYEVISLKETTGTKIFDSYKLPTYGYSINSTSENVLINRLGIVAFISLLRITKKASINELGYIADKGKIVIWEEMPSGLLESLDYDSLEEEISHVDYNALRIIISGIDPLAFNESLNESSFNIALKITLDIIRTLKQKIINQI, via the coding sequence ATAGAGAAAAGATTAAAAGATGGCAATTTAAAATGTGTGATATCTCCTAAGACTCTACAGCAAGGAATAGATATAGGCTCCATAAAAAACGTCGTGCATATTGGACTTCCAGACGATCCGTCGGATTTTATACAAAGGGAAGGAAGAAAGGGAAGGAGAAATGAAATAGATTTCACTAGATCAATAATAATCCCTTGGAGGGAAAAAGATTTACTTTTAATATCAGATCCTAATCGTTTTAACGAATGGTTATCCATTGGTAATGTATCATATTTTAGAATAACAAGAAATAAATATTTGGAACTTTTTAGAAAAATCTATAATTATTATAGAAAAGGAAACAGAAGATTGGAAGGTGATATAAGACTTGAAATCGCTAATATGAAGATGAAAATAAGAACTTTCTGGACTAACATGCAGTTTTATGATTTCGGGATGACAAGGTATAAGTACTATATAGATGATAAATTAATACCATTAGTCATATCTAAAAGAGACCTAGTTAAATATTATCAACCGGGTTCAATAGATCTAACGTACGATTCCTTTATTATAGGTCACAGTTCAGATAGGATTTATGGCACTAATATTAGGCAAACTAATTTACCAAGCTTCCTGAACTTAATGGTAAAGAGATACTATATTATCACCGAGGGTAAAAGGTCCTTTTATCAAGATATAATTAAAGGAAAAGTTTTTAGCGAAACGCTAATTAACGTAAATCCACCTGAGGGATTCGGAATTCTTAAAATGAGAGCTGATGATGTATTATGGTTTGTAGAAACTAGCTCAGAGGAAGTTGAATTGGAAAATATAAAGGTTAAAAAATCTAATTATGAAGTTATTTCATTAAAGGAGACAACTGGAACTAAAATCTTTGATTCCTATAAGTTACCTACGTATGGTTATTCAATTAATTCTACCTCAGAAAACGTTTTAATAAATCGCTTAGGTATTGTAGCCTTTATATCCCTTTTAAGGATAACTAAAAAGGCCAGCATAAACGAATTAGGTTACATTGCAGATAAGGGAAAAATAGTTATTTGGGAAGAAATGCCTTCTGGATTATTAGAAAGTCTAGACTATGATAGTTTAGAAGAAGAAATAAGTCACGTAGACTATAACGCTTTAAGAATTATAATAAGCGGAATAGATCCATTAGCTTTCAACGAGTCTTTAAACGAGAGTAGTTTCAATATAGCGTTAAAAATTACGTTAGATATAATAAGAACCTTAAAGCAAAAAATAATTAACCAAATATGA